From Stigmatopora nigra isolate UIUO_SnigA chromosome 5, RoL_Snig_1.1, whole genome shotgun sequence, a single genomic window includes:
- the zranb2 gene encoding zinc finger Ran-binding domain-containing protein 2 isoform X2, producing the protein MSGKSFRVSDGDWICPDKKCGNVNFARRTSCNRCGVEKTTEAKMMKAGGTEIGKTLAEKSRGLFSANDWQCKTCGNVNWARRSECNMCNTPKYAKLEERTGYGGGFNERENVEYIEREESDGEYDEFGRKKKKYRGKSKTSSSKGSEKKEATKKAQPPPPPPPQQQKEKEEEEEEEEDDDDGDLSKYKLDDDDEDDEDGDLSKYDLDASDDEKEQAKKKGSRSGSSRSRSSSRSSSSSSRSRSRSGSRSSSSSRSGSRSRSRSRSSSRSGKGSTTQKRSVSPPSSPEGGEKRSRSRSSSEGRKRRRSRSHSSERGSNQSSRSSHSDSSSKKKTN; encoded by the exons ATGTCAGGAAAGAGTTTCCGAGTAAGCGATGGTGACTGGATATGTCCTGATAAAAA GTGCGGAAATGTGAACTTTGCAAGAAGAACAAGTTGCAATAGATGTGGAGTAG agaaaaCCACGGAGGCCAAGATGATGAAAGCAGGAGGAACGGAGATTGGAAAAACTCTGGCTGAGAAGAGTAGAGGACTTTTCAGCGCAAATGATTGGCAGTGTAAAAC ATGTGGGAATGTTAACTGGGCAAGGCGATCAGAGTGTAACATGTGTAACACTCCCAAATATGCCAAGCTTGAAGAGAGAACAG gttatggtGGTGGTTTTAATGAAAGGGAAAATGTAGAATACATTGAGCGAGAGGAATCTGACGGTGAATACGATGAG TTtggaaggaaaaagaaaaagtatcgTGGGAAGAGCAAGACGTCTTCCTCTAAAGGAAGCGAAAAGAAAGAAGCAACGAAAAAAGCTcagcctccgccgccgcctccacCGCAACAgcagaaggagaaggaggaagaagaggaggaagaggaggacgatGATGATGGGGACCTGTCCAAATACAAACTGGAT GATGATGACGAGGACGATGAAGACGGGGACCTGTCAAAGTATGACCTGGATGCTAGTGATGATGAGAAGGAGCAAGCCAAGAAAAAGGGAAGCCGCTCAGGCTCGTCCCGTTCCCGCTCGTCCTCGCGCTCGTCCAGCTCCAGTTCTCGGTCGAGGTCCAG ATCTGGTTCTAGGAGCTCTTCTAGTTCCCGATCCGGGTCTCGCTCGAGGTCCCGCTCCAG ATCGAGCTCCAGGTCTGGAAAAGGATCCACAACCCAGAAAAGGTCCGTCTCACCGCCCTCCTCACCCGAGGGGGGAGAGAAGCGCAGTCGCTCCAGGTCGTCATCTGAAGGGAGAAAACGGAGACGCTCCAGATCCCATTCGTCCGAAAG GGGCAGCAACCAGTCCTCGAGATCTTCTCATTCTGACTCCagttcaaaaaagaaaacaaattaa
- the zranb2 gene encoding zinc finger Ran-binding domain-containing protein 2 isoform X1: MSGKSFRVSDGDWICPDKKCGNVNFARRTSCNRCGVEKTTEAKMMKAGGTEIGKTLAEKSRGLFSANDWQCKTCGNVNWARRSECNMCNTPKYAKLEERTGYGGGFNERENVEYIEREESDGEYDEFGRKKKKYRGKSKTSSSKGSEKKEATKKAQPPPPPPPQQQKEKEEEEEEEEDDDDGDLSKYKLDDDDEDDEDGDLSKYDLDASDDEKEQAKKKGSRSGSSRSRSSSRSSSSSSRSRSRSGSRSSSSSRSGSRSRSRSRSSSRSGKGSTTQKRSVSPPSSPEGGEKRSRSRSSSEGRKRRRSRSHSSERFGFKVEYHSGTHLVHVLVFMISMT, from the exons ATGTCAGGAAAGAGTTTCCGAGTAAGCGATGGTGACTGGATATGTCCTGATAAAAA GTGCGGAAATGTGAACTTTGCAAGAAGAACAAGTTGCAATAGATGTGGAGTAG agaaaaCCACGGAGGCCAAGATGATGAAAGCAGGAGGAACGGAGATTGGAAAAACTCTGGCTGAGAAGAGTAGAGGACTTTTCAGCGCAAATGATTGGCAGTGTAAAAC ATGTGGGAATGTTAACTGGGCAAGGCGATCAGAGTGTAACATGTGTAACACTCCCAAATATGCCAAGCTTGAAGAGAGAACAG gttatggtGGTGGTTTTAATGAAAGGGAAAATGTAGAATACATTGAGCGAGAGGAATCTGACGGTGAATACGATGAG TTtggaaggaaaaagaaaaagtatcgTGGGAAGAGCAAGACGTCTTCCTCTAAAGGAAGCGAAAAGAAAGAAGCAACGAAAAAAGCTcagcctccgccgccgcctccacCGCAACAgcagaaggagaaggaggaagaagaggaggaagaggaggacgatGATGATGGGGACCTGTCCAAATACAAACTGGAT GATGATGACGAGGACGATGAAGACGGGGACCTGTCAAAGTATGACCTGGATGCTAGTGATGATGAGAAGGAGCAAGCCAAGAAAAAGGGAAGCCGCTCAGGCTCGTCCCGTTCCCGCTCGTCCTCGCGCTCGTCCAGCTCCAGTTCTCGGTCGAGGTCCAG ATCTGGTTCTAGGAGCTCTTCTAGTTCCCGATCCGGGTCTCGCTCGAGGTCCCGCTCCAG ATCGAGCTCCAGGTCTGGAAAAGGATCCACAACCCAGAAAAGGTCCGTCTCACCGCCCTCCTCACCCGAGGGGGGAGAGAAGCGCAGTCGCTCCAGGTCGTCATCTGAAGGGAGAAAACGGAGACGCTCCAGATCCCATTCGTCCGAAAGGTTTGGGTTTAAAGTGGAATACCACAGTGGCACTCACCTCGTTCACGTGCTGGTTTTCATGATCTCTATGACTTGA